In the genome of Bacteroidota bacterium, the window GGTCATTCCGAGATGTTGATCATCTTGATTTACCTCGGGTGCTTGCCGCATTGCCGGTGAAATACCGCGCAATTGTGCGACATCTGGTGAACGAAAACAAGCGCGTACAATCGATGATCGGGGCAATCAGGGGAGACGATTGGCAAAAATTGGGCGGGCTCCTCTTTATTTCTCATTCTTCCCTGAGCAATGAATGGCAAGGAACCAATGACGCCATTGATGGCGTGGTTGCGATAGCTGAGCAAATGAGTGCAGAAGGTGTTTATGGTGCATGCATGACGGGGCGGGGCGGGTATGTGCTGCTTGTAGGCCGCCCCTTTGCAATTACCCGCTTTGTCGGTCAGATTGAAAAGCAGTTGCAGGAGCGTTTTCAACGTAAACCACGCATCATCATCTTGTAGTGGATGCGGGCTACGTTTAAGTGTACGCGTAATTTTGTTGAAAATACTTATGTTCAGGCTGTGTGCAAGAGATCTTCCTGCCTTGTAACAGCGTATGAGCGCCACATTACTGTATTGAATTAGATCCTCCAAGTCTATGGCCCAGTTTGATCTTGCTATTGTAAACGAGCGTATTGCGAAAGAAAGTGCATTTGTAGAGGAGCTTGTTAACGAAATTGGTCGTGTTGTAGTTGGACAGCGCTATATGATTGAGCGCTTGCTGATTGGTTTGTTGGGAGATGGCCACGTGTTGCTCGAAGGTGTACCGGGGCTTGCAAAAACGCTTACGGTAAGCTCGCTGGCACAGGCGATAAACGCCCAGTTTCAGCGTATTCAGTTTACACCAGATCTCCTGCCGGCAGACTTGCTCGGAACGCTTATTTTCAACCAGCGAGAAGGCAGCTTCTCCATCAAGAAAGGGCCTATTTTTGCCAATATCATTCTGGCAGACGAAATCAACCGATCGCCGGCGAAGGTGCAAAGTGCCCTGCTCGAAAGCATGCAGGAGCGCCAGGTAACCATCGGCGATACAACCTATCCACTCGAAGAGCCGTTTCTGGTCCTCGCAACGCAGAACCCGATCGAGCAGGAAGGGACGTACCCGCTCCCCGAGGCGCAGGTCGACCGTTTTATGATGAAAATCAAAGTGGGCTACCCGACCCGTGATGAGGAGTTGGAAATTATGCGCCGCATGGCGCGGACCGGAGACCGGCCTCAGATTCGTACAATCATCAAGCCTGAGCAGAT includes:
- a CDS encoding AAA family ATPase, which translates into the protein MAQFDLAIVNERIAKESAFVEELVNEIGRVVVGQRYMIERLLIGLLGDGHVLLEGVPGLAKTLTVSSLAQAINAQFQRIQFTPDLLPADLLGTLIFNQREGSFSIKKGPIFANIILADEINRSPAKVQSALLESMQERQVTIGDTTYPLEEPFLVLATQNPIEQEGTYPLPEAQVDRFMMKIKVGYPTRDEELEIMRRMARTGDRPQIRTIIKPEQIISARKVLNELYIDERVERYIVDLVVATREPGKYKLNKLEPLIEFGASPRATINLNLAARAHAFLQHRAYVTPEDVRSIANDVLRHRIAPTYEAE